The Danio rerio strain Tuebingen ecotype United States chromosome 10, GRCz12tu, whole genome shotgun sequence genome contains a region encoding:
- the wu:fi09b08 gene encoding uncharacterized protein isoform X1, with translation MDQGWKRLPFLVVFLLFWMNAPGYAYLTYPNAGQWWGQPTDNAFLPLVVQSSVPESPVTGVLLEEVVSSFPKNSPKFNLLQVVKGGVSSSSDSTPQALSPNTPSSASLPVDQSGMSGLVSLQGSSGSSTSSGSGQLVFAQGEGGSFALKTGVTGQSTNDQSSPSPSSLASQGTTYGVITQAQGASQSAPGSSSPYTTISLPKYVTSQLITGPSSKQFTSVYGTQTGSSAPFTLKESTTYGGQIQTQDATSQLVLGSSNPYASVSSPQVVTSQLTPVPGLKQVTSVYGTQTGSFAPFTLQKLFQGKGSTSPVFSVPSTPYASVSLPQGVTSQSTTVPSSKQITSVYTTQTGSSAPFTLQELLQGQDSTSQVVYGSSTPYVSLSLPQSVTSQSTTVPSSKQITSVYTTQAGSSVPFTLQELLQGQDSTSQVVYESSTPYVYLSSPQVVTSQLTPVPGSKQVTPVYTTQTGSSVPFTLQGLLQGQDSTSQVVYGSSFPYVFVSTPQVVTSQLTPVPSSKQVTTVYGTQTDSSAPFTLQKLLQGKGSTSQVVSEPSTPYVSVSLPQVVTSQTYKVPSSKQVTSVYTTQTGSSAPFSLQELLQGQDSTRKHHLW, from the exons ATGGATCAAGGGTGGAAAAG GTTACCCTTTTTAGTAGTCTTCCTGCTATTTTGGATGAATGCTCCTGGTTATGCAT ATTTAACTTATCCAAATGCTGGCCAATGGTGGGGTCAGCCTACTGACAACGCATTCTTGCCTCTTGTGGTCCAGTCTTCTGTGCCAGAATCCCCTGTGACTGGGGTTTTGCTTGAAGAAGTGGTCTCTAGTTTCCCAAAAAACAGTCCTAAGTTTAATCTACTTCAGGTTGTTAAAGGTGGTGTTTCCAGCAGTTCTGACTCTACACCCCAAGCTCTATCTCCAAATACCCCCTCTTCAGCTTCTCTGCCTGTGGATCAATCTGGTATGAGTGGTTTAGTGTCACTTCAGGGTTCGTCTGGATCATCCACTTCAAGTGGTTCTGGACAACTTGTTTTTGCACAAGGGGAAGGTGGCAGCTTTGCATTGAAGACTGGAGTTACTGGCCAGTCTACTAATGATCAGAGCTCCCCTAGTCCGTCTAGTTTAGCTTCACAAGGTACCACCTATGGTGTAATTACCCAGGCTCAAGGTGCAAGTCAGTCTGCTCCAGGATCTTCATCCCCATATACAACCATATCATTGCCCAAATATGTTACTAGTCAGTTGATAACTGGACCAAGTTCAAAGCAATTTACCTCCGTCTATGGCACCCAGACAGGATCCTCTGCCCCTTTCACTTTGAAAGAAAGTACCACATATGGTGGACAAATCCAGACTCAAGATGCCACAAGTCAATTAGTTTTGGGATCTTCAAACCCTTACGCATCTGTATCATCACCCCAAGTTGTTACTAGTCAGTTGACGCCTGTGCCAGGTTTGAAGCAGGTTACATCTGTCTATGGCACTCAGACTGGTTCTTTTGCTCCCTTCACTCTGCAAAAACTATTCCAGGGTAAAGGTTCAACAAGCCCGGTTTTTTCAGTACCTTCAACCCCATACGCCTCTGTATCATTGCCCCAAGGTGTTACTAGTCAGTCGACCACAGTGCCAAGTTCAAAGCAGATAACCTCTGTCTACACCACCCAGACAGGATCCTCTGCCCCTTTCACTTTGCAAGAACTACTCCAGGGTCAAGATTCAACAAGCCAGGTTGTTTATGGATCTTCAACCCCATATGTATCTTTATCATTACCCCAAAGTGTTACTAGTCAGTCAACGACAGTGCCAAGTTCAAAGCAGATAACCTCTGTCTACACCACCCAGGCAGGATCCTCTGTCCCTTTCACTTTGCAAGAACTACTCCAGGGTCAAGATTCAACAAGCCAGGTTGTTTATGAATCTTCAACCCCATATGTATATTTATCATCGCCCCAAGTTGTTACTAGTCAGTTGACACCTGTGCCAGGTTCAAAGCAGGTTACACCCGTGTATACAACCCAGACAGGATCCTCTGTCCCTTTCACTTTGCAAGGATTACTCCAGGGTCAAGATTCAACAAGTCAGGTTGTTTATGGTTCTTCATTCCCATACGTATTTGTATCGACGCCCCAAGTTGTTACTAGCCAGTTGACACCTGTGCCAAGTTCAAAGCAGGTTACCACTGTCTATGGCACTCAGACTGATTCTTCGGCTCCCTTCACTCTGCAAAAACTACTTCAGGGTAAAGGTTCAACAAGCCAGGTTGTTTCAGAACCTTCAACCCCGTATGTATCTGTATCATTGCCACAAGTTGTAACTAGTCAGACGTATAAAGTGCCAAGTTCGAAGCAGGTAACCTCTGTCTACACCACCCAGACAGGATCCTCTGCCCCTTTCAGTTTGCAAGAACTACTCCAGGGTCAAGATTCAACAAG GAAGCACCACCTATGGTGA
- the wu:fi09b08 gene encoding uncharacterized protein LOC327419 precursor (The RefSeq protein has 15 substitutions compared to this genomic sequence) — translation MDQGWKRLPFLVVILLFWMNAPGYAYLTYPNAGQWWGQPTDNAFLPLVVQSSVPESPVTGVLPEEVVSSLPKNSPKFNLLQVVKGGVSSSSDSTPQALSPNTPSSASLPVDQSGMSGLVSLQGSSGSSTSSGSGQLVFAQGEGGSFALKTGVTGQSTNDQSSPSPSSSASQGTTYGVITQAQGASQSAPGSSSPYTTISLPKYVTSQLITGPSSKQFTSVYGTQTGSSAPFTLKESTTYGEQIQTQDATSQLVLGSSNPYASVSSPQVVTSQLTPVPGSKQVTSVYGTQTGSFAPFTLQKLFQGKGSTSPVFSVPSTSYASVSLPQGVTSQSTTVPSSKQITSVYPTQTGSSAPFTLQELLQGPDSTSQVVYGSSTPYVSLSLPQSVTSQSTTVPSSKQITSVYTTQAGSSVPFTLQELLQGQDSTSQVVYESSTPYVYLSSPQVVTSQLTPVSGSKQVTPVYTTQTGSSVPFTLQGLLQGQDSTSQVVYGSSFPYLFVSTPQVVTSQLTLVPSSKQVTTVYGTQTDSSAPFTLQKLLQGKGSTSQVVSEPSTPYVSVSLPQVVTSQTYKVPSSKQVTSVYTTQTGSSAPFTLQELLQGQDSTRQVVYESSTPYVYLSSPQVVTSQSAVPSLKKITAVYDSQTGSSAPFTLQGSTTYGELIQPQNAKDASSTRSSSAVLQTSTGDFSNPSSSFSTLKRYYSVKD, via the exons ATGGATCAAGGGTGGAAAAG GTTACCCTTTTTAGTAGTCTTCCTGCTATTTTGGATGAATGCTCCTGGTTATGCAT ATTTAACTTATCCAAATGCTGGCCAATGGTGGGGTCAGCCTACTGACAACGCATTCTTGCCTCTTGTGGTCCAGTCTTCTGTGCCAGAATCCCCTGTGACTGGGGTTTTGCTTGAAGAAGTGGTCTCTAGTTTCCCAAAAAACAGTCCTAAGTTTAATCTACTTCAGGTTGTTAAAGGTGGTGTTTCCAGCAGTTCTGACTCTACACCCCAAGCTCTATCTCCAAATACCCCCTCTTCAGCTTCTCTGCCTGTGGATCAATCTGGTATGAGTGGTTTAGTGTCACTTCAGGGTTCGTCTGGATCATCCACTTCAAGTGGTTCTGGACAACTTGTTTTTGCACAAGGGGAAGGTGGCAGCTTTGCATTGAAGACTGGAGTTACTGGCCAGTCTACTAATGATCAGAGCTCCCCTAGTCCGTCTAGTTTAGCTTCACAAGGTACCACCTATGGTGTAATTACCCAGGCTCAAGGTGCAAGTCAGTCTGCTCCAGGATCTTCATCCCCATATACAACCATATCATTGCCCAAATATGTTACTAGTCAGTTGATAACTGGACCAAGTTCAAAGCAATTTACCTCCGTCTATGGCACCCAGACAGGATCCTCTGCCCCTTTCACTTTGAAAGAAAGTACCACATATGGTGGACAAATCCAGACTCAAGATGCCACAAGTCAATTAGTTTTGGGATCTTCAAACCCTTACGCATCTGTATCATCACCCCAAGTTGTTACTAGTCAGTTGACGCCTGTGCCAGGTTTGAAGCAGGTTACATCTGTCTATGGCACTCAGACTGGTTCTTTTGCTCCCTTCACTCTGCAAAAACTATTCCAGGGTAAAGGTTCAACAAGCCCGGTTTTTTCAGTACCTTCAACCCCATACGCCTCTGTATCATTGCCCCAAGGTGTTACTAGTCAGTCGACCACAGTGCCAAGTTCAAAGCAGATAACCTCTGTCTACACCACCCAGACAGGATCCTCTGCCCCTTTCACTTTGCAAGAACTACTCCAGGGTCAAGATTCAACAAGCCAGGTTGTTTATGGATCTTCAACCCCATATGTATCTTTATCATTACCCCAAAGTGTTACTAGTCAGTCAACGACAGTGCCAAGTTCAAAGCAGATAACCTCTGTCTACACCACCCAGGCAGGATCCTCTGTCCCTTTCACTTTGCAAGAACTACTCCAGGGTCAAGATTCAACAAGCCAGGTTGTTTATGAATCTTCAACCCCATATGTATATTTATCATCGCCCCAAGTTGTTACTAGTCAGTTGACACCTGTGCCAGGTTCAAAGCAGGTTACACCCGTGTATACAACCCAGACAGGATCCTCTGTCCCTTTCACTTTGCAAGGATTACTCCAGGGTCAAGATTCAACAAGTCAGGTTGTTTATGGTTCTTCATTCCCATACGTATTTGTATCGACGCCCCAAGTTGTTACTAGCCAGTTGACACCTGTGCCAAGTTCAAAGCAGGTTACCACTGTCTATGGCACTCAGACTGATTCTTCGGCTCCCTTCACTCTGCAAAAACTACTTCAGGGTAAAGGTTCAACAAGCCAGGTTGTTTCAGAACCTTCAACCCCGTATGTATCTGTATCATTGCCACAAGTTGTAACTAGTCAGACGTATAAAGTGCCAAGTTCGAAGCAGGTAACCTCTGTCTACACCACCCAGACAGGATCCTCTGCCCCTTTCAGTTTGCAAGAACTACTCCAGGGTCAAGATTCAACAAGGCAGGTTGTTTATGAATCTTCAACCCCATATGTATATTTATCATCGCCCCAAGTTGTTACTAGTCAGTCAGCTGTGCCAAGTTTAAAGAAGATTACTGCTGTCTATGATTCTCAGACGGGTTCTTCTGCTCCTTTTACTTTGCAAGGAAGCACCACCTATGGTGAATTAATCCAGCCTCAAAATGCCAAAGATGCGTCTTCTACGGGATCTTCATCCGCTGTCCTCCAGACCTCAACCGGTGACTCTTCTAATCCTTCGAGCAGCTTTTCTACCCTAAAACGTTATTACTCTGTTAAGGATTAG